In Kitasatospora sp. NBC_00240, the following are encoded in one genomic region:
- a CDS encoding FadR/GntR family transcriptional regulator yields the protein MLFTRILKLGPPIADKGRVSTLAHPTMTAARPADGAASGPGELDRFSYTDRPTPPLPRWEGVDSDLVRVGRKTTSSRGRGLHGQLVQQLGQMIVSGDLGADRPLVPEEIGQRFEVSRTVVRESLRVLEAKGLVSARPNVGTRVRPVADWNLLDPDIIEWRAFGPQRDEQRRELFELRWAIEPLAARLAAGHGREDVQQRLVELTEIMAHATAQADQVTFTRADAELHALILQMAGNRMLEHLSGIVSCALQVSGGPATSCERPSESSVSLHIRLVDALGTGDGTAGEAATRALLTVHPEIEPSVPAPREH from the coding sequence GTGCTTTTCACGAGAATTCTCAAGCTGGGCCCGCCGATCGCCGACAAAGGACGTGTGAGTACCCTTGCGCACCCCACCATGACCGCCGCCCGCCCCGCCGATGGCGCCGCCTCCGGCCCCGGTGAGCTGGATCGCTTCTCCTACACCGACCGGCCGACCCCGCCCCTGCCCCGCTGGGAGGGCGTCGACTCCGACCTCGTCCGGGTCGGCCGCAAGACCACCAGCAGCCGTGGCCGAGGCCTGCACGGCCAGCTCGTCCAGCAGCTCGGCCAGATGATCGTCTCCGGCGACCTCGGCGCCGACCGCCCCCTCGTCCCCGAGGAGATCGGCCAGCGCTTCGAGGTCTCCCGCACCGTCGTGCGCGAGTCGCTCCGCGTGCTGGAGGCGAAGGGCCTGGTGAGTGCCCGGCCCAACGTGGGGACCAGGGTCCGCCCGGTCGCCGACTGGAACCTGCTCGACCCCGACATCATCGAGTGGCGCGCCTTCGGCCCGCAGCGCGACGAGCAGCGCCGCGAGCTGTTCGAGCTGCGCTGGGCGATCGAGCCGCTGGCGGCCCGGCTGGCCGCCGGCCACGGCCGTGAGGACGTCCAGCAGCGGCTGGTCGAGCTGACCGAGATCATGGCCCACGCCACCGCCCAGGCGGACCAGGTCACCTTCACCCGGGCCGATGCCGAGCTGCACGCGCTGATCCTGCAGATGGCCGGGAACCGGATGCTGGAGCACCTCTCCGGGATCGTCTCCTGCGCCCTGCAGGTCTCCGGCGGTCCGGCCACCTCCTGCGAGCGTCCGTCGGAGTCCTCGGTCAGCCTGCACATCCGCCTGGTGGACGCGCTCGGTACCGGTGACGGCACCGCCGGTGAGGCCGCGACCCGGGCCCTGCTCACCGTCCACCCGGAGATCGAGCCCTCCGTCCCCGCTCCCCGCGAGCACTGA
- a CDS encoding ATP-binding cassette domain-containing protein: MIQITGLTKVYRRGRPPALLDLTFDVRPGMVTALLGPEESGKSTALRLMLDLERGQGVTLFGGRTYRTLRRPEREVGVVLPTVGAMAGHPGRTARGHLRMLAAAAGVPTGRADELLEQTRLATVAGHRLRVFSPGMNRRLILAGALLGTPGTLVLDAPTEGLSPRNIEWFHSFLRSFAVAGGSVLVTTRAPQEAARLADRVATLEQGRLVADQPVADFRRTRLRPEVSVRGPQMARLADLLLGQGALVRRDGAVGLAVSGIGRTEIGELAYRHGILLHELAERVVEQPAPRAALPASSGRSGQVQLHKARRAPDGQPSPASPVVPGPQTAPIPQAAHPPQVSPARQAALTAPAHRSPQAAQSSMSEPALTPSLAPAQVSAPGRPLPPTQALPVMQAPSGSTPSHLPPSPLAQQPPPAQQVPQGRQSSEPGYALRAASAGSTGAGTTSTAATGAPTAGTPAFDTPAFGTPSIGSPSIGSAATGTAFTSTPFTGATSGASALSRAGAHARPSDPATPATPAPLTGPDHRSE; the protein is encoded by the coding sequence ATGATCCAGATCACCGGACTGACCAAGGTCTACCGCCGGGGCCGGCCACCGGCCCTGCTCGACCTCACCTTCGATGTCCGCCCCGGCATGGTCACCGCCCTGCTCGGCCCCGAGGAGTCCGGCAAGAGCACCGCGCTGCGGCTGATGCTCGACCTCGAACGCGGCCAGGGCGTCACCCTCTTCGGCGGCCGCACCTACCGCACGCTGCGCAGGCCGGAGCGCGAGGTGGGGGTCGTCCTGCCGACCGTCGGGGCGATGGCCGGCCACCCGGGCCGGACCGCCCGGGGCCACCTGCGGATGCTCGCCGCCGCCGCGGGCGTGCCGACCGGGCGCGCCGACGAACTCCTGGAGCAGACCCGCCTCGCCACGGTCGCCGGCCACCGGCTGCGGGTCTTCTCCCCGGGTATGAACCGCCGTCTGATCCTCGCCGGAGCTCTCCTCGGGACGCCGGGCACCCTGGTGCTCGACGCGCCGACCGAGGGTCTCTCCCCGCGCAACATCGAGTGGTTCCACTCCTTCCTGCGCTCGTTCGCCGTCGCCGGCGGCTCGGTCCTGGTGACCACCCGCGCCCCGCAGGAGGCGGCCCGGCTCGCCGACCGGGTGGCCACCCTGGAGCAGGGAAGGTTGGTCGCGGACCAGCCGGTCGCCGACTTCCGCCGCACCCGGCTGCGCCCCGAGGTGTCCGTCCGGGGCCCGCAGATGGCCCGGCTCGCGGACCTGCTGCTCGGCCAGGGCGCGCTGGTCCGCCGGGACGGCGCCGTGGGCCTGGCGGTCTCCGGGATCGGCCGGACGGAGATCGGCGAACTCGCCTACCGGCACGGAATCCTGCTGCACGAGCTGGCCGAACGGGTGGTCGAGCAGCCGGCGCCACGCGCCGCACTGCCCGCCTCCTCGGGCCGCTCGGGCCAGGTCCAACTGCACAAGGCCCGCCGGGCGCCCGACGGGCAGCCGTCGCCGGCGTCCCCGGTCGTCCCCGGTCCGCAGACCGCTCCGATCCCACAGGCCGCACACCCCCCGCAGGTGTCACCGGCCCGGCAGGCCGCACTGACCGCACCGGCCCACCGGTCGCCGCAGGCCGCTCAATCCTCGATGTCGGAACCGGCCCTGACACCGTCTCTGGCGCCGGCTCAGGTATCGGCTCCGGGTCGACCCCTGCCGCCCACCCAGGCGCTGCCGGTGATGCAGGCCCCGTCGGGATCCACCCCCTCGCACCTACCGCCGTCCCCGCTGGCGCAGCAGCCGCCACCCGCCCAGCAGGTCCCCCAGGGGCGTCAGTCGTCCGAGCCCGGCTACGCCCTGCGCGCCGCCTCCGCCGGCAGCACGGGCGCCGGCACCACCAGCACGGCCGCCACCGGTGCGCCCACCGCCGGTACACCCGCCTTCGACACACCCGCCTTCGGTACGCCTTCCATCGGTTCCCCCTCCATCGGCTCGGCCGCCACCGGCACAGCCTTCACCAGTACGCCTTTCACCGGAGCGACCTCCGGTGCGAGCGCCCTCTCCAGGGCCGGCGCCCACGCCCGGCCGAGCGACCCCGCCACCCCCGCCACCCCCGCGCCCCTCACCGGGCCCGACCACCGGAGCGAGTGA
- a CDS encoding NUDIX domain-containing protein, giving the protein MSRYDPSAFPPFAVTVDLVVLTVRDHALCALLVRRGEPPFQGYWALPGGFVRLDEGLAEAASRELAEETGLRAHSAPEHGSVGAHLEQLATYGHPQRDPRMRVVSVAYLVLAPDLPTPRPGGDASSARWAPVAELLGGNPADGVPLAFDHGLILADGVERARSKIEYSSLATAFCSTEFTVGELRRVYEAVWGVSLDPRNFHRKVTGTPGFLLPSGGTTTRQGGRPAQLFTAGGATDLNPPMLRPES; this is encoded by the coding sequence ATGTCGCGTTATGACCCGTCGGCCTTCCCCCCGTTCGCTGTCACGGTCGACCTGGTGGTGCTGACGGTGCGGGACCACGCGCTCTGTGCCCTGCTGGTGCGACGGGGCGAGCCGCCCTTCCAGGGGTACTGGGCGCTGCCCGGTGGCTTCGTGCGCCTCGACGAGGGCCTGGCCGAGGCTGCGTCGCGGGAGCTGGCCGAGGAGACCGGCCTGCGGGCCCACTCCGCCCCCGAACACGGCTCGGTCGGGGCCCACCTGGAGCAGCTCGCGACGTACGGGCACCCGCAGCGCGACCCCCGGATGCGGGTGGTCAGCGTCGCCTACCTGGTCCTCGCGCCCGACCTGCCGACCCCTCGCCCGGGCGGGGACGCCAGCAGCGCGCGCTGGGCGCCGGTGGCCGAACTGCTCGGCGGCAACCCCGCCGACGGCGTGCCGCTGGCCTTCGACCACGGGCTGATCCTGGCGGACGGGGTCGAGCGCGCCCGGTCCAAGATCGAGTACTCCTCGCTGGCGACCGCCTTCTGCTCGACCGAGTTCACCGTGGGCGAGCTGCGCCGGGTCTACGAGGCCGTCTGGGGCGTCTCCCTGGACCCGCGCAACTTCCACCGCAAGGTCACCGGTACGCCGGGCTTCCTGCTGCCCTCCGGCGGCACGACGACCCGTCAGGGCGGCCGCCCGGCGCAGCTGTTCACCGCCGGGGGTGCCACCGACCTCAACCCGCCGATGCTGCGCCCGGAGTCCTGA
- a CDS encoding glycogen debranching N-terminal domain-containing protein — MTATRPPQAAPAESVVGAPRPAGRPDHTPRPAAGPARPQPPAAHHAVVCVNAPAMAASGPDGQLRGHGLHGFYRSGIRVLARLELRLGGIEPLPLQGTLTSAAEARFLGAVRLPGDPDPDPALTVERLRHADGVETVTVRNSGSRPARLPLELAMGTDLGPMTEIAAGLRSPDLPSQVQSAGLRWAGPTHSATVTAKPSPHAVLAGAGVLRWDLEVQPGARWSVELRTELEITGPGPRPPGGRGTGVPLPWAEAEVRCDDPRAELLVPRSLDALGRLLLADPDRPTDLYAASGAPWRFGLAPADALWAARLTLPLGTRLAAGTLRALARRQQPAGGPGQRPEGLLPGALRHAGPELPPSCTATEATLLFVTVLAEAWRWGLPRQEVAELLPATERALGTLRAGLVDGFVTDLSRPVEDRSANPPAARGEVQAQALRAALHGAELLEAFGRPGAGEWRDWAAALRSRFREKFWIDDLSGGRPAAALAVGGRPLPAVASSLVHLLDLGLSSDGGRHEGLLDREQTRMVAQRLAAPELDCGWGLRTLSAKSARFNPLGHRSGAVRVHETALAVGGLAEAGFEREAGALLEGLLGASAYLEGRLPEMYAGEQRIPGCPPVPHPAACRPAAVSAAGAVHAVLTLAGVRPDVPAGRVLVRPASTAPLGELQLTGLRVAGEPFSVRVSRIGVAVVEEASADLQLGAR; from the coding sequence GTGACCGCCACGAGGCCACCCCAGGCCGCGCCGGCCGAGAGCGTGGTCGGCGCACCGAGACCCGCCGGCCGGCCCGACCACACGCCCAGGCCGGCCGCCGGCCCGGCACGCCCCCAGCCCCCCGCCGCCCATCACGCGGTGGTCTGCGTCAACGCACCGGCGATGGCGGCCTCCGGCCCGGACGGCCAGCTGCGCGGCCACGGCCTGCACGGCTTCTACCGCTCGGGCATCCGCGTCCTGGCCCGTCTGGAACTGCGGCTCGGCGGTATCGAGCCGCTGCCGCTCCAGGGCACCCTCACGTCGGCTGCCGAGGCCCGCTTCCTCGGTGCGGTCCGCCTCCCCGGCGACCCGGACCCGGATCCGGCCCTGACCGTCGAGCGGCTGCGGCACGCCGACGGGGTGGAGACCGTAACGGTCCGCAACAGCGGAAGCCGTCCGGCCCGGCTCCCGCTGGAGCTGGCGATGGGCACCGACCTGGGCCCGATGACCGAGATCGCCGCCGGCCTGCGCTCACCCGACCTCCCCAGCCAGGTGCAGTCCGCCGGGCTCCGCTGGGCCGGCCCGACGCACAGCGCGACGGTGACGGCCAAGCCCTCGCCGCACGCGGTGCTGGCCGGCGCCGGTGTCCTGCGCTGGGACCTCGAGGTCCAGCCGGGAGCGAGGTGGTCCGTCGAGCTCCGCACCGAGCTCGAGATCACCGGCCCGGGCCCGCGGCCACCGGGCGGCCGGGGGACGGGCGTGCCGCTGCCCTGGGCCGAGGCCGAGGTGCGCTGCGACGACCCCCGCGCCGAACTGCTCGTCCCGCGTTCCCTGGACGCCCTGGGCCGGCTGCTGCTGGCCGACCCCGACCGCCCCACCGACCTGTACGCCGCGTCCGGCGCGCCCTGGCGGTTCGGCCTCGCCCCCGCCGACGCCCTGTGGGCGGCCCGGCTGACCCTGCCGCTCGGCACCCGGCTCGCGGCCGGCACTCTCCGGGCGCTGGCCCGCCGTCAGCAGCCCGCCGGCGGGCCCGGCCAGCGCCCCGAGGGTCTGCTGCCCGGCGCCCTGCGGCACGCCGGCCCCGAACTGCCGCCCTCCTGCACGGCGACCGAGGCCACCCTGCTGTTCGTCACGGTGCTGGCCGAGGCCTGGCGCTGGGGCCTGCCCCGGCAGGAGGTGGCCGAGTTGCTGCCGGCGACCGAGCGGGCGCTCGGCACGCTGCGGGCCGGCCTCGTCGACGGCTTCGTCACGGACCTCAGCCGCCCGGTGGAGGACCGCTCGGCGAACCCCCCGGCGGCCCGGGGCGAGGTGCAGGCCCAGGCCTTGCGGGCCGCCCTGCACGGCGCGGAGCTGCTGGAGGCCTTCGGTAGGCCGGGTGCCGGCGAATGGCGCGACTGGGCGGCGGCCCTGCGGTCGCGGTTCCGGGAGAAGTTCTGGATCGACGACCTCTCCGGCGGCCGCCCCGCCGCCGCGCTGGCCGTCGGCGGCCGCCCGCTGCCCGCGGTGGCGTCCTCCCTCGTCCACCTGCTGGACCTCGGGCTCTCCTCGGACGGCGGCCGGCACGAGGGTCTGCTCGACCGCGAGCAGACCCGGATGGTGGCGCAGCGGCTCGCCGCGCCGGAGCTGGACTGCGGCTGGGGTCTGCGCACGCTCAGCGCCAAGTCGGCCCGCTTCAACCCGCTGGGCCACCGCAGTGGCGCGGTGCGGGTCCACGAAACGGCTCTCGCGGTCGGCGGTCTGGCCGAGGCCGGCTTCGAACGGGAGGCCGGCGCGCTGCTCGAAGGCCTGCTCGGCGCCTCCGCGTACCTGGAGGGCCGGCTCCCCGAGATGTACGCGGGCGAGCAGCGGATCCCCGGCTGCCCACCGGTGCCGCACCCGGCGGCCTGCCGCCCGGCGGCGGTCTCCGCGGCGGGGGCGGTCCATGCCGTACTCACCCTGGCCGGCGTCCGCCCCGACGTCCCGGCCGGCCGGGTGCTGGTCAGGCCGGCCAGCACGGCGCCCCTGGGCGAGCTGCAGCTGACCGGCCTGCGGGTCGCGGGGGAGCCGTTCTCGGTGCGGGTGAGCCGGATCGGTGTCGCGGTCGTGGAGGAGGCGTCGGCCGACCTGCAGCTCGGCGCCCGCTGA
- a CDS encoding alpha/beta fold hydrolase — MSTASRLPGIVTTDHVFHLPLDHSVPQGERIEVYAREVVAAGREGDDLPWLLFLQGGPGGKAGRPLGRDGWLVRALDDYRVLLLDQRGTGRSTPATRQTLARRGGPQAQADHLAHFRADSIVRDAEHVRRLLLGEERRWSLLGQSFGGFCALTYLSLAPEGLREVFITGGLAGLRSSADDVYRSAYPRVAGKNEAHYARYPGDVAAARRIAARLADSPATLPDGGLLTVEAFQALGMMLGSGAGSHVLHYLLEEAWVEGPAGPELSDTFLAEAQAKLSFAQNPLYAVLHESIYGQRSVDAAGTAWAAERVRKEFPGFDARAALRSEAPVLFTGEMIYPWMFETDPALRPLAETAQLLADRTDWPDLYSLERLAANEVPVAAAVYHDDMYVDTADSLATARAVRGLQPWITNEWEHDGLRASGGKVLDRLIGLARGEL; from the coding sequence ATGTCCACCGCCAGCCGGCTGCCCGGGATCGTCACGACCGATCACGTCTTCCACCTGCCGCTCGACCACTCCGTGCCCCAGGGCGAGCGGATCGAGGTGTACGCCCGGGAGGTGGTCGCGGCCGGCCGCGAGGGCGACGACCTGCCCTGGCTGCTCTTCCTCCAAGGCGGCCCCGGCGGCAAGGCCGGGCGGCCGCTCGGCCGTGACGGCTGGCTGGTCCGGGCCCTCGACGACTACCGGGTGCTGCTGCTGGACCAGCGCGGGACCGGCCGCTCCACACCCGCCACCCGGCAGACCCTGGCCCGCCGCGGCGGACCGCAGGCGCAGGCCGACCACCTCGCGCACTTCCGGGCGGACTCGATCGTCCGGGACGCCGAGCACGTCCGCCGTCTGCTGCTGGGCGAGGAGCGGCGCTGGAGCCTGCTCGGGCAGAGCTTCGGCGGCTTCTGCGCCCTCACCTACCTCTCGCTGGCGCCGGAGGGCCTGCGAGAGGTCTTCATCACCGGCGGCCTGGCCGGCCTGCGCAGCTCCGCCGACGACGTGTACCGCTCGGCCTACCCACGGGTGGCCGGCAAGAACGAGGCGCACTACGCCCGCTACCCGGGGGACGTCGCCGCCGCCCGGCGGATCGCCGCCCGCCTGGCCGACTCCCCCGCCACCCTCCCGGACGGCGGGCTGCTCACCGTCGAGGCGTTCCAGGCCCTGGGCATGATGCTCGGCTCGGGCGCGGGTTCGCACGTCCTGCACTACCTGCTGGAGGAGGCCTGGGTCGAAGGACCGGCCGGACCGGAGCTCTCCGACACCTTCCTGGCGGAGGCCCAGGCCAAGCTGTCCTTCGCACAGAATCCGCTGTACGCGGTGCTGCACGAGTCGATCTACGGCCAGCGTTCGGTGGACGCGGCCGGGACGGCCTGGGCGGCCGAGCGGGTTCGCAAGGAGTTCCCCGGCTTCGACGCCCGGGCCGCGCTGAGGTCCGAGGCGCCGGTGCTCTTCACCGGCGAGATGATCTACCCCTGGATGTTCGAGACCGACCCCGCCCTGCGCCCGCTCGCGGAGACGGCCCAGTTGCTCGCCGACCGCACCGACTGGCCCGACCTCTACAGCCTCGAGCGGCTGGCCGCCAACGAGGTGCCGGTGGCCGCCGCCGTCTACCACGACGACATGTACGTGGACACCGCCGACTCCCTGGCGACCGCGCGCGCCGTCCGCGGCCTGCAGCCGTGGATCACCAACGAGTGGGAGCACGACGGCCTGCGGGCGAGCGGCGGCAAGGTGCTGGACCGCCTGATCGGGCTGGCACGCGGCGAGCTCTGA
- a CDS encoding DUF4192 family protein, which produces MNEEHGTPHPDPIPGHLPVRMRGPADMAELLPYLLGFFPDDSIVAVGLQGADLQQGGVIRVDIPEAPADWPRAAAETAALLVRLSERRDHRPAQVLLYLCRDPEEGDARPVLGTLGPLAEALRTAFEARGVSVKESLCVSGGRWWSFLCRRAGCCEPSGNPVHRTRGPGPVVAAATFAGLAPRGSRKAIVAGLAPIGEPGAETQRLAIEQALRQPGADAGAARERSGELLDEVMAEFRAGARELDERRTALLLVGLQDKLLRDRAAEYAEPAELGAAQRLWRFLAKRCVIPFDGYAAAPLTLLAWTSWLADDTATARVVLGLVLRLDPDYLLAQLLHESLNGGLAPEQLLEGVRAERARRAVALPGPAAGNGPAAGERRPPSGRRPVPEPGAGSAAAYEEEPPSPGPDDDRGPGPAPGRSVRAGRPQAPGRPLPGRQLSARTRAAVRRRRRAAEVPPGPGDGLRAWDGPGHRCRARGTAAGS; this is translated from the coding sequence ATGAACGAAGAACACGGCACACCGCACCCGGACCCGATCCCCGGTCACCTGCCGGTCAGGATGCGCGGCCCCGCCGACATGGCCGAGCTGCTCCCCTACCTGTTGGGCTTCTTCCCCGACGACAGCATCGTCGCGGTCGGCCTGCAGGGCGCGGACCTGCAGCAGGGCGGGGTGATCCGGGTCGACATCCCCGAAGCACCCGCGGACTGGCCGCGGGCGGCGGCCGAGACGGCCGCGCTGCTCGTCCGGCTCTCCGAACGGCGCGACCACCGGCCCGCTCAGGTGCTGCTCTACCTGTGCCGTGATCCCGAGGAGGGGGACGCCCGGCCGGTGCTCGGCACACTCGGCCCGCTGGCGGAGGCCCTGCGGACGGCCTTCGAGGCGAGGGGCGTGAGCGTCAAGGAGTCGCTGTGCGTCTCCGGCGGCCGCTGGTGGTCCTTCCTGTGCCGACGGGCGGGCTGCTGCGAGCCCTCGGGCAACCCCGTCCACCGGACTCGGGGGCCGGGCCCGGTGGTCGCCGCGGCCACCTTCGCCGGCCTCGCCCCCCGCGGCAGCCGCAAGGCGATCGTGGCCGGCCTGGCGCCGATCGGCGAGCCCGGCGCGGAGACCCAGCGGCTGGCGATCGAGCAGGCGCTGCGGCAGCCGGGCGCCGACGCCGGGGCGGCCCGCGAGCGGTCGGGGGAGCTCCTCGACGAGGTGATGGCGGAGTTCCGGGCGGGCGCGCGGGAGCTCGACGAGCGGCGGACGGCCCTGCTGCTGGTGGGGCTCCAGGACAAGCTCCTGCGCGACCGCGCCGCCGAGTACGCCGAACCCGCCGAGCTCGGGGCGGCCCAGCGGCTCTGGCGGTTCCTCGCCAAGCGCTGCGTGATCCCCTTCGACGGCTACGCGGCGGCGCCGCTGACCCTGCTGGCCTGGACGTCCTGGCTGGCGGACGACACCGCGACCGCCCGGGTGGTGCTGGGCCTGGTGCTCCGGCTCGACCCGGACTACCTGCTGGCCCAGCTGCTCCACGAGTCCCTGAACGGCGGCCTCGCCCCGGAGCAGCTGCTGGAGGGTGTACGGGCCGAGCGGGCCAGGAGAGCGGTCGCCCTGCCGGGCCCGGCGGCCGGGAACGGCCCCGCCGCGGGGGAGCGGCGCCCGCCGTCGGGGCGCCGACCGGTACCGGAGCCCGGCGCCGGGTCGGCGGCAGCGTACGAGGAGGAGCCGCCGTCGCCCGGGCCGGACGACGATCGGGGGCCCGGGCCCGCCCCAGGTCGGTCGGTGCGGGCCGGGCGGCCGCAGGCCCCGGGGCGGCCGCTCCCCGGGCGGCAGCTGTCGGCCCGCACCAGGGCGGCGGTCCGACGGCGGCGCCGGGCCGCCGAGGTCCCGCCCGGCCCCGGGGACGGCCTTCGGGCCTGGGACGGCCCCGGACACCGGTGCAGGGCCCGTGGCACCGCGGCGGGGTCGTGA
- a CDS encoding RecQ family ATP-dependent DNA helicase produces MDQPETHTSPQDDASAAFPGPDAPGGAPVPGGPAVARSGATAAERAAVRGRAEEVLRELAGPAATLREDQWLAIEALVVDHRRALVVQRTGWGKSAVYFIATALLRGRGAGPTVIVSPLLALMRNQVDSAARAGIKARTINSANTEEWDEIQAEVAAGAVDILLVSPERLNNPDFRDQVLPKLAASTGLLVVDEAHCISDWGHDFRPDYRRLRTMLADLSPGVPVLATTATANARVTADVAEQLGTGTSDELALVLRGPLDRESLSLGVLSLPDPAHRLAWLADHLDRLPGSGIVYTLTVAAADEVTAFLRERGFAVASYSGRTEDAERRSAEADLLANRVKALVATSALGMGFDKPDLGFVVHLGSPGSPIAYYQQVGRAGRGVDRAEVLLLPGREDEAIWRYFASLAFPPEEQVRRTIDALAEAGRPLSTAALEPRVDLRRARLETMLKVLDVDGAVRRVKGGWTATGQAWAYDTARYAKVAASREAEQRAMREYASTSACRMEFLRRQLDDDQAVPCGRCDNCAGPRHSADVSDAALDAARAALGRPGVTFEPRRLWPTGMDALGVPLKGRIPAGEQAETGRALGRLSDIGWGNRLRAMLADQTPDSPVPDDAVNALVSVLADWARGPGGWAGPATSEGGRLDRPVGVVTMASSGRPQLVGSLGAKIASIGRLPLLGGIEYAAGHAPQGGRSNSAQRLHSLAGALVLSPGLAEALAEAAGPVLLIDDLVDSGWTVTVAARLLRRAGASAVLPLVLAVQG; encoded by the coding sequence ATGGATCAGCCCGAGACCCACACCAGCCCGCAGGACGACGCCTCCGCCGCCTTCCCCGGTCCCGACGCCCCCGGCGGCGCACCCGTACCCGGCGGTCCGGCCGTGGCGCGGTCCGGCGCCACGGCGGCCGAGCGGGCCGCGGTCCGGGGGCGGGCCGAGGAGGTCCTGCGCGAGCTGGCCGGCCCGGCCGCGACACTGCGTGAGGACCAGTGGCTGGCGATCGAGGCACTGGTGGTCGACCACCGGCGCGCACTGGTCGTCCAGCGCACCGGCTGGGGAAAGTCCGCGGTCTACTTCATCGCCACCGCACTGCTGCGCGGCCGTGGCGCCGGCCCCACCGTGATCGTCTCGCCGCTGCTGGCCCTGATGCGCAACCAGGTGGACTCGGCCGCCCGGGCCGGCATCAAGGCCCGCACCATCAACTCCGCCAACACCGAGGAGTGGGACGAGATCCAGGCCGAGGTGGCGGCCGGGGCGGTGGACATCCTGCTGGTCAGCCCCGAGCGGCTGAACAACCCCGACTTCCGCGACCAGGTGCTGCCGAAACTGGCCGCCTCCACCGGACTGCTGGTGGTCGACGAGGCGCACTGCATCTCCGACTGGGGGCACGACTTCCGCCCCGACTACCGCCGGCTGCGCACCATGCTCGCCGACCTCTCGCCGGGCGTCCCGGTGCTCGCCACCACCGCGACGGCCAACGCCCGGGTCACCGCCGACGTCGCCGAGCAGTTGGGCACCGGCACCTCGGACGAACTCGCGCTCGTGCTGCGCGGCCCGCTCGACCGGGAGAGCCTCTCGCTCGGGGTGCTGTCCCTGCCCGACCCCGCGCACCGCCTCGCCTGGCTGGCCGACCACCTCGACCGGCTGCCCGGCTCCGGCATCGTCTACACCCTCACGGTGGCCGCGGCCGACGAGGTGACGGCGTTCCTGCGCGAGCGCGGCTTCGCGGTGGCCTCGTACTCGGGGCGGACCGAGGACGCCGAGCGCCGCAGCGCCGAGGCGGACCTGCTGGCCAACCGGGTCAAGGCGCTGGTCGCGACCTCGGCCCTCGGCATGGGCTTCGACAAGCCCGACCTCGGGTTCGTGGTGCACCTGGGCTCACCGGGCTCCCCGATCGCGTACTACCAGCAGGTCGGCCGCGCGGGCCGTGGCGTGGACCGGGCGGAGGTGCTGCTGCTCCCCGGCCGCGAGGACGAGGCGATCTGGCGGTACTTCGCCTCGTTGGCCTTCCCGCCGGAGGAGCAGGTCCGCCGCACCATCGACGCCCTGGCCGAAGCCGGGCGTCCGTTGTCCACGGCCGCCCTGGAGCCCCGGGTCGACCTGCGGCGGGCCCGGCTGGAGACCATGCTCAAGGTGCTGGACGTGGACGGCGCCGTGCGGCGGGTCAAGGGGGGCTGGACGGCCACCGGGCAGGCCTGGGCTTACGACACGGCCCGGTACGCCAAGGTCGCGGCCTCCCGCGAGGCCGAGCAGCGGGCGATGCGGGAGTACGCCTCGACCTCCGCCTGCCGGATGGAGTTCCTGCGCCGGCAGTTGGACGACGACCAGGCCGTGCCCTGCGGCCGCTGCGACAACTGCGCGGGGCCCCGGCACAGCGCCGACGTCTCCGACGCCGCGTTGGACGCCGCCCGCGCGGCGCTGGGCCGCCCGGGGGTGACCTTCGAGCCGCGCCGGCTGTGGCCGACCGGGATGGACGCGCTCGGGGTGCCGCTCAAGGGCCGGATCCCGGCCGGCGAGCAGGCCGAGACCGGTCGCGCGCTCGGCCGGCTCTCCGACATCGGCTGGGGCAACCGGCTGCGCGCGATGCTGGCCGACCAGACCCCGGACTCGCCGGTGCCGGACGACGCGGTGAACGCCCTGGTCTCGGTGCTCGCCGACTGGGCCCGCGGCCCCGGCGGCTGGGCCGGCCCCGCGACGTCCGAGGGCGGTCGGCTCGACCGGCCGGTCGGCGTGGTCACCATGGCCTCGTCGGGCCGGCCGCAGCTCGTCGGGAGCCTCGGCGCGAAGATCGCCTCGATCGGCCGGCTGCCGCTGCTCGGCGGGATCGAGTACGCCGCCGGCCACGCGCCGCAGGGCGGGCGGAGCAACAGCGCGCAGCGGCTGCACTCGCTGGCCGGGGCGCTGGTGCTGTCGCCCGGGCTGGCGGAGGCGCTCGCCGAGGCCGCCGGGCCGGTGCTGCTGATCGACGACCTGGTCGATTCGGGCTGGACGGTCACCGTGGCGGCCAGACTGCTGCGCCGGGCCGGGGCGAGCGCCGTCCTGCCGCTGGTGCTGGCCGTCCAGGGGTGA